The Phaeocystidibacter marisrubri DNA segment GGGTCTTTACCACCATGCCCAGCATTGATGATGAGTACTGGGGAATCATCAGAATCAAAAAGGGCGAATGTGCTTCCTACTAGGGAAAGGAAGGCGAAGAGGGCAAGTGATTTCATGGTTGAGAAGTTAGATGTTTTTTTCAAACGTCTCAACCACGAAATCTATTGTGCCTTAAGGTTGGTCTTGTATCAGATTTCCAGAGAGTTGCAGTAACCGAATCTCAGCTATCTTTGCGGTGTAACGTGCGTTCAACAGCGCTGCTTTGGATCGGATTAAATTCAATTGTGCTTCTCTAAAAGTGGTGTTGGTCACTTGTCCCAACGAGAAGCTCTCCGAAGTTCGATCAAAATTCAACTGAGATGTTGCTACATTTCGCTCTTCAGTTCGCATCACATAGAGCGCATTCACATAGGTGGTGTAGGCATTCTCAATATCCGTCATCAACTGCTGTTCGGTATTCAGTGTTTGACGCTTTGAGTTCTCCACTTGCAACTTGGCATTGTCGGTTCGCGTTTGAGTAGCCTGACCATCCCAGAGGTTCCAACGCAAGGTTAATCCGGCATTCCATCCCAAGTTTTGCGAGTAATTCAAGAAGCCGGCTTCAGCGTCTGTTCTGCTATACGCATAACCACCGTTGACACTTAAGTTGGGCATGTAGCCACTTCGTGCAGCGCCAACTGCAAATTCATTGGCACGTTGATTTCTATGTGCCGCAATGAGGGCGGCGTTTTGATCCATCGCTGCATTCTTGAACACTTCCATCGGCTGAAGGATACTGAAATTTACAATGGTGTCAACCGAGAAATTGGTCCGAGGCTCCAAGGCCAAAAGCGTGGTCAAGTTTCGCTTGGCATTTTGGAGATTGGTGTAGGTGGTTCTATATGTCACACTATCTCGGTTGAGGTCAACCTCTGCATTCAGCAAGTCGAGGGTTACTCCCGCACCCAACTCTTTGCGAAGCCGGGCTCGTTCATAGCGGTCTAACGAAATGGCGATAGCCTCTTTGGCCACATTCAAGTTCTGCTCTTGTCGAGCTACTTCGTAATACTGACTAATCACGTTGACCACAGTATTCTCAATGGTAAGACGACGATTGGCGATGGACGCATCTTCTAACGTTTGAGCTTGGCGATAGGAATTCCAATTTCGCATTCCATCAAACAGCGTATAACTCAAAGTGACATTGGCGCCACTCTGCACGGTTTGAGCGCCATCTACATTCTGTGTTTGTCCCGTTACGAACTCTTGGTCGGTGTTGTTATTGGTGTAATTCAAGTTACCCCCTACACTGAGCGTTGGGTAGAGTCCACTCACACCTGGACGAGCATTGTTGCTCGCAATTTCCGTGTTGTTTCGCGCAATCACGATGCCGTGGTTTTCGCGAATCGCCCTGCTCACTGCCGAATCGAGAGACACAAACTCCTGTGCCATACTCGAATAAGTGGCGAGCAGTAGGCTAGTGCAAATCAGGATGCTCTTGTTCATTTTTAAAGGCTTTTACTGCGGGTTCAACTGCTTCTTTGGAGATTTTCTCACCGTACCAAATGCGGTGTAGGAAACGGCGGAAATCGTTTAGATAGGATAGTGACACGGGTAAACACACCAGTGTTAATGTGGTAGCGAAGGCAATACCGTAGGCTACCGAAATTGCCATTGGAACGAGGAATTGTGCTTGGAAGCTCTTGTTCAGAATGAGTGGAGCCAAGCCCGCAACCGTTGTAATGGTGGTGAGGAATATGGCGCGGAATCGCTGTCTTCCAGCTTCAAATACCGCTTTATCGAATTCCATTCCCTCTTCTAGGTTCTGATTGAACTTACCTACGAGAACAAGGGAGTCGTTCACAATCACACCGATAAGTGCCACAATTCCCAAGAAGGAGAAGAGGCTTAATGGTCGGTCGTGGATCCAGTGACCAAAGGCCACTCCACTAAAGCTGAATACGATGATTGGAATGAGAATTGCCGTTTGGAGTGCGCTTCTGAATGTGAAAGTAATCAAGAGCAACATGATGAAGAAAACCACAGGGAATACGATTTTTCCACTTCTCTGTGCTTTGTTTGCCTCTCTTACTTGCCCTGTTTCAAAGCTTGCTCGCACATCGGGATACTTGTGGAGAATAGGAGGGACAATGGAATCGCGGATGTTTGCTAGAATGAGCGGAGCACTTTCATCAGGATTGGCCAAATCAGCTTCTACGCGAACTTCACGCTGACCATCTAAGTGATTAATGGCAATGGTTCCTCGCTTAATTTCATAGGAGGCCAATTCACGCAGAGGATAAGCAGCGCCATTCGGTGTGCGGATAAGCAATTCTTCCATTTGCGTGATGGAGCTTCGGTCTTTTTCATCGAGCCTTACCCAAACTTTCACTTCGTCTTCACCGCGCTGGAGGCGTTGTGCTTCAAATCCAAAGAATGCTTGGCGAACTTGACCGAGGACATCCTGAAGTGTTAATCCAAGCATTCGAGCTTTGGTCTTCAAACTCAAATTGACTTCTCGAACGCCCTCTTTGTCGTTGTCTACTACATCTCGCAACTGGCTCAATTCTTCCAAAGCGATTTTCAATTCTCCTTTTGCTCCTTCCAATTGTTCCAGATCTGTTGAAAGAAGAGAAACAGAAATCGGTTTGCCGAAAGGGTTAGAAGTGCCAAACGATAAGTTTTCTGCCTGATAAATCGGTCCAACAGCATCGCGAAGTGCGTTGGTGATTTCAGCAGAGCGAATGGATCTACGCTCACTGTCTAGTAAGATCACGCTCACTTTTCCTTGGTACGTGGTTGGACCAATCGACTTCTGGATTTTCACGATAATATCAGCAGTGTCGATGTTTTTCTCGGTGAGTGCAGCATTGGCTTCCAACGCTTTTTCTTCGATGTAATCCAGCCAATATTGCGTGGATTCTTCTCGCGTTCCTGCTGGCATGTTGAGTTCAACGGTGATGTCATCTCTCTCAATGAATGGGAAGAACGTGAGGGAAACAATTTCCCCTTTAATGGCGCCAATGGTAATCCAAAGAAGTCCGAAGAACATGGCCAATGCCATGGCTCTGTATTTTAGGAAGAAGGCGAGTGATGGAGTGTAAATCGTATCGCGCATCCAGTTCATGGTAGAATCCATGATTCGCTCCATGCGGTTCTTCTTCGCATCCGGTGATTTCAACTTGGTATGAGCAATGTGCGCAGGTAAGAAGAATAGCCCTTCGAAGAGAGAAATGAGAAGGGTTGCAATTACAATAAAGGCCAAATCACCGAAGAAATCACCCAGTCTTCCGTCCAAGAAGAAGAAGGAACTGAAGGCCACAATGGTGGTGAGTACAGCTGAGAGTACCGCAGGAACAACTTCTAGGGTTCCATCCACGGCAGCTTGAGTCAGGCTCTTTCCGTTTTCATAGTGTTGATAGATGTTCTCGGCAATGACGATACCGTCATCCACAAGAATACCCACCACCACAATCATCCCGAAGAGGGAGATTACATTGATGGTAATTCCGAAAAATTGGGCGAGTATAAACATACCCAAGAAAGACATTGGAATCCCCATGGCAACCCATCCAGCGAGTCGAATGTTGAGGAAGAAACTCAACAAGACGAGCACGAGTATCATTCCCACAACCCCGTTGTTAAGGAGGAGATCTCTGCGTTGTTCAAGCGTTACCGAAAAGTCTCGAATCAGTGTCGCTTGAATATTGGTATGATCTGCGTTGAACTGGTTGATGTATTGACGCGTTTCAGCAGCAACAGTCAGCAAGTCTTCTTTATCCGTAGTTTGAACGAGAACTTCAACGGATGGCTTTCCATTCATTTCCGTTCTGTTCGGATTTTCGTTCCATCGATCACGTACCGTGGCCAAGTCTTTCAAGTACACGATGGTACCATCGCTTTGGGCTTTCACAACGGTATTTACCAGTTGATCTGCGGTGTATGCCTTACCCGTGGCTCTAATCCGAATTTCTTCGTTTTCCCCTTTAATTGTACCCCCCGTTATATCTAGGTTGGTAGCCGCTACCGCGCGAGCAGCCTCTTGAAAAGTGATGCCGTAAGCGCGGAGGGAATTTTCGTCAAAGGCGATTTCAATTTCTTCATCTGGAAAGCCGTTGAGAGTTATTTTTGAAACGCCATGTTCATTCCGAAGATCGCGTTCTACCCCCCTGGCAATTTCTTTCAATGTGAGGAGATCAACCCCTTCGCCGCTAAGGGCAAAGTTGATACAGAAGTTGAGGTTTTCCTGCTTGTAAACCACAATCGGTTCCATATCCGTAGGGAAGGATGGAACTTGGTTCACGGCATTTTTCACATCTTCCAAGACCCGGTCCGGGTCATTGTCTTTCAAGACTTCAACCGTAATGGAGGCTGAATTTTCAGACGAAACAGAGGTATAACGTTCCACTCCCGTCACCCCTTTTAGGTTGTCTTCAATTTTTTGGACAATGCCTTCTTCCACCTCTTGAGGAGAGGCACCAGGGTAAACGGCGCGGATGGTGATCGTTCTACTCGGGTTAACCGGGAAAAAGGTTGTATTCATGTTCATGTAAGCCACTACGCCAAACACGAGCATGCCCACCATAATGGTATAAACTGCAGCGGGGTACTTGATGAAGTACTTGATTAAACGACTCATCATAGCTCTTCGGAATAAGTGACAGGCATTCCAGTAAATGCTCCCGGAACAGGTTCCGTTACGAGAAGTTCACCAGCATTTAGTCCTCTTACTAGCGCCTCGTTTTCGGTGAATTCAACGACTTCAACACGGCGTTTTACCAAAGAACTGTCTTCAACAGTCCACAAGTGATTGTTGTCGAATATGAGTCGGCGGTTAACCGATACTACATCTTTCAGATTCACGCCTTGCAACACACCACTCAAGTACATTCCCTCGCGAAGCGTACTTCCTTTGAGTCGGATGTAGGCCTTCACCGTTTGTGAATTCGCATCCAAGCCTTTGTTGATTCGATTGATGGTTCCTTCCCATTCACCATCGATATCGGGTGAGCTGAGCATAACCTTGTTTCCTTCTTGAAGCAAGTCTAAATATTGAAGGGAAAGAGATACTTCCAGTTCAAAAACACTTGGGTTGATGAAGGTTCCCATAGGCTGGCCGATTCGAACGAGGGTTCCCGGGCGGATGGACGATTGGGTAACGACCCCTGAGAAAGGTGCGCGAATGTGGTACTTGTCCAAGCGTTCTTCTGAGCTTTTCAGGTTGTGATAGGCGCTGTAAACACCTTTGGAAGTAAGGAAGATCTTCGCTTGAGAATTATCGACAGCAGGAGGAGCTGGAGTGTTTTTGTCAAGATCGATAGAAGCCAAGTAGTTCTGCCACGCCTCAAATAGATCGGGATAGTCGAGTTTGATGTCAGGAAGCACTTGGGTAAGTGTATTGATGTACGTGCTTCGTTGGCTCATTAGGGAAGCGGTTGCCTCACTGTCTTCAATGCGAAGAAGGGTTTGGCCCTTTCTGAAAGCGTTCCCTTCTAAGAATGCAGGGTTGGTGGATTGAAGAACTCCACTTACTTCCGCAAAAAGTTCAATGCGTTCGTAGGCTTCAATCTTACCATACACTTGTAGTTGAAACGGGGTGGTTGAAGGATTTGCCCTCTCTACTAGAACTCCTTTGGTAGGTGCGCTAGAGCGTTTGGCAGGTGGCTCTGCCTGGCTCGCCAAATAGTTGGAGAAGAGTCCTGCAGCGGCTGCAATGGCTACGCCACCGAGTATGCTGCGGATGATGATGGTTTCTTTTTTCATGTGTTTAAGGTGTTGTGTTCACCGGAGAGGTTGTCGTGTATCTGATGAAGAGTTTGGAACATGTGGTCTAAATCTTCAGGTCGAATGTTGTTGAATATTTGCGGGTTAGCCGAAAGGACAATCTGCTTGAATTCGGAGATCGTACTTGTGCCTAACTCCGTGCTGAAGAGAATGTTTTCCCTTCTGTTATTTGGGTTGGGTTCTCTCCGGATAAGGCCGAGATCTTCGATTTCGACACAGGCCCTGCTTAAGCGATGCCGATCAAAGGCGGGTAGAAAATCCAACAATTGAGATTGCGACATTTCACCACCGTGTTTGTCGATAACACGCATGATGATCATGTGCTCGAATCGGTAGGGAAAGTTGAGCTCTAGTGCCTTGGTTGTGGTGTTCTTGCGAATACACTGATGTATTCTACCTATCAAGTAACCGAGGTTTACGATTTTTGGATCCTTCGTGTTCATAATTGTTGCAAACGTACAACAGTTGTGAATATGCAACAAATGTTAGAACAATAAAAAAATCCCGAGACATGGGATGAATCGGGATTGTATAGTTAGACGGCTGGAGAATTATTCCGCTTTGTTCGAATTTGGTTGTTCACCATTGGAACTTCGGGGTTTTCGGTCTGGATTAAAATTCTTCTTTGCCGGGCGATTTCCATTTCCTCCTTTATCCGATCGAGGATGATTTCTCCCTTTTTTAAAGTTCTTGTTATGAGAATTGGGTTTGCGATTTCCCTTGCCTTTAGAACCTGGACGGAACTCTGGTCCTTTACCCATTTCTTCAGGCAGAGGATGCATCTCAATCACCGGACCTACAAGGTCAAGAATACGTTGGAACTTGCGCATATCGAGCGGGTTCACCAGCGTAATTGCTTCTCCCTTGGTGTTGGCTCTTGCGGTTCTACCAACGCGGTGGACGTAGTCTTCTGGTGCGTTGGGAACATCAAAATTGATGACCAAAGAAATATCTTGAATATCAATTCCTCGAGAGAGTACATCCGTTGCCACAAGAATGCGGATGGACTTACTCCTAAATTTCATGAGCACTTCTTCGCGCTCGTTCTGCTCGTAGTCGGATGAAATACCTGCGGTATCAAATTTCCTCTTTTGGAGCTTGCGAACGAGTCCAGCCACTTTGTTTTTGCGGCTACAGAAAATGATGATGGAATTGTAATCCGGTCGGTCGAGTACG contains these protein-coding regions:
- a CDS encoding TolC family protein, whose translation is MNKSILICTSLLLATYSSMAQEFVSLDSAVSRAIRENHGIVIARNNTEIASNNARPGVSGLYPTLSVGGNLNYTNNNTDQEFVTGQTQNVDGAQTVQSGANVTLSYTLFDGMRNWNSYRQAQTLEDASIANRRLTIENTVVNVISQYYEVARQEQNLNVAKEAIAISLDRYERARLRKELGAGVTLDLLNAEVDLNRDSVTYRTTYTNLQNAKRNLTTLLALEPRTNFSVDTIVNFSILQPMEVFKNAAMDQNAALIAAHRNQRANEFAVGAARSGYMPNLSVNGGYAYSRTDAEAGFLNYSQNLGWNAGLTLRWNLWDGQATQTRTDNAKLQVENSKRQTLNTEQQLMTDIENAYTTYVNALYVMRTEERNVATSQLNFDRTSESFSLGQVTNTTFREAQLNLIRSKAALLNARYTAKIAEIRLLQLSGNLIQDQP
- a CDS encoding efflux RND transporter permease subunit, giving the protein MMSRLIKYFIKYPAAVYTIMVGMLVFGVVAYMNMNTTFFPVNPSRTITIRAVYPGASPQEVEEGIVQKIEDNLKGVTGVERYTSVSSENSASITVEVLKDNDPDRVLEDVKNAVNQVPSFPTDMEPIVVYKQENLNFCINFALSGEGVDLLTLKEIARGVERDLRNEHGVSKITLNGFPDEEIEIAFDENSLRAYGITFQEAARAVAATNLDITGGTIKGENEEIRIRATGKAYTADQLVNTVVKAQSDGTIVYLKDLATVRDRWNENPNRTEMNGKPSVEVLVQTTDKEDLLTVAAETRQYINQFNADHTNIQATLIRDFSVTLEQRRDLLLNNGVVGMILVLVLLSFFLNIRLAGWVAMGIPMSFLGMFILAQFFGITINVISLFGMIVVVGILVDDGIVIAENIYQHYENGKSLTQAAVDGTLEVVPAVLSAVLTTIVAFSSFFFLDGRLGDFFGDLAFIVIATLLISLFEGLFFLPAHIAHTKLKSPDAKKNRMERIMDSTMNWMRDTIYTPSLAFFLKYRAMALAMFFGLLWITIGAIKGEIVSLTFFPFIERDDITVELNMPAGTREESTQYWLDYIEEKALEANAALTEKNIDTADIIVKIQKSIGPTTYQGKVSVILLDSERRSIRSAEITNALRDAVGPIYQAENLSFGTSNPFGKPISVSLLSTDLEQLEGAKGELKIALEELSQLRDVVDNDKEGVREVNLSLKTKARMLGLTLQDVLGQVRQAFFGFEAQRLQRGEDEVKVWVRLDEKDRSSITQMEELLIRTPNGAAYPLRELASYEIKRGTIAINHLDGQREVRVEADLANPDESAPLILANIRDSIVPPILHKYPDVRASFETGQVREANKAQRSGKIVFPVVFFIMLLLITFTFRSALQTAILIPIIVFSFSGVAFGHWIHDRPLSLFSFLGIVALIGVIVNDSLVLVGKFNQNLEEGMEFDKAVFEAGRQRFRAIFLTTITTVAGLAPLILNKSFQAQFLVPMAISVAYGIAFATTLTLVCLPVSLSYLNDFRRFLHRIWYGEKISKEAVEPAVKAFKNEQEHPDLH
- a CDS encoding efflux RND transporter periplasmic adaptor subunit gives rise to the protein MKKETIIIRSILGGVAIAAAAGLFSNYLASQAEPPAKRSSAPTKGVLVERANPSTTPFQLQVYGKIEAYERIELFAEVSGVLQSTNPAFLEGNAFRKGQTLLRIEDSEATASLMSQRSTYINTLTQVLPDIKLDYPDLFEAWQNYLASIDLDKNTPAPPAVDNSQAKIFLTSKGVYSAYHNLKSSEERLDKYHIRAPFSGVVTQSSIRPGTLVRIGQPMGTFINPSVFELEVSLSLQYLDLLQEGNKVMLSSPDIDGEWEGTINRINKGLDANSQTVKAYIRLKGSTLREGMYLSGVLQGVNLKDVVSVNRRLIFDNNHLWTVEDSSLVKRRVEVVEFTENEALVRGLNAGELLVTEPVPGAFTGMPVTYSEEL
- a CDS encoding MarR family winged helix-turn-helix transcriptional regulator — protein: MNTKDPKIVNLGYLIGRIHQCIRKNTTTKALELNFPYRFEHMIIMRVIDKHGGEMSQSQLLDFLPAFDRHRLSRACVEIEDLGLIRREPNPNNRRENILFSTELGTSTISEFKQIVLSANPQIFNNIRPEDLDHMFQTLHQIHDNLSGEHNTLNT